A region of the Oceanihabitans sp. IOP_32 genome:
GAAATTCTTAAGAAACTAGAAAACGCCAAGCACAATGAATGGAACTCTGGTAATTGGGATAACCCAATGGCAAATCAAGCAATTAGGTCTTATCGAAATTTTGTACAAAAATGTGTGAACGATTTTACAGAGATTGAACAAGGTTTAGATATTTCTATTCCCGAGTTGGACCGGCTATTGGGTATAATGGAAACAGGGAAAGGTGTTGGTGGAACAGTTCTAGATAATGGCAGAATTAAAACGAAAGAAAAACCAAAGCCTATAAAACAAAAATCAATTCCAACCGATAGGATTCCCAAAAATTTTAATTGGCTACGATGCAAGGTTGAACCATTAAGTAACTCTTTCGAATATAAAGTTTCCATAAACTCTAAAGTTAAAGACAATAACGTAAGTTTTGAGGTACTAGTTGGTTCAGATGACAAAAAAGGTAAAAACAAAGTAGACCTACTTTCTATATCTGAAGGGTCTTTTAAGAACAACGTTATAACCTTGAATCTAAAAAAAGGGTTAAACGAGCTGTCGATGGTTTTAAAGGATAATTTAAAACACACAATCAGATTAAAGGAATATAATAGTTAGAGCATATGAAAATAAGTGGTTACAAATTTGGTCATCCTGTTTTTGGTCTTGAAGACTACTACGACTTTAGACCTGACATAAATATTGAACAAAAAGTTGAAAACGAAGATTTAGTTATTTCATCTTCACGTTTTGATTTAGGCGATAATCAAAAGCTTCGAGAACTAATTGAAAATGAAGATGCTCACATAGTGACTGAAGTTTTCTGCTCTTACACAATGTATAGAAAAAGTTTCAATTCAAAGGACGGAATTAATGTCCGTATTCCATTAAAAAACTTAAAAAATAGGCTTGAAATACTCTATTTCATAATTGCGAATAAAGACATTGAAAAATATTCTAACGATGCAATTAAACCAAGTCTGCGTAAGCAAAACTTTTATATTGAAAAAGGTGATATACTCGGAATGCTTGGAGAAGAAATAGTAACATTAGATGTTTCTACTTCAATGGATAGTATTGTAAAAATTAGAAAAAGTGACAATAATGAGACACCAACTTTCTACTGGAACGAATCTAGTATTATTATCAATTTGCCAAATTCATCATTCACAAAATTAAATAAGTTTAAGGCAAGTTTAGATTATCAAAAAATACTGGTTTCTTCAATTTTGCAATCTGCTCTAATTCACGCTTGTTACAAATTAAAGATAGATGGTCAGTATTCAGAAAAAAATTGGCACAAAGCTTTACTTATAAATTGGCAGAAATACAACAAGCAAAGTGAATCACCTTCCGAAGAAGAAATACCTGAATTTGTTGAATATATGCTAAAAAAACCATTCAGACTTTTAATTGATACCATTGAAGAAGTTGACGATAAAATTAGAAATACTCAAGCTTAAACTATGAATTACAAAATATTTAAACCTAGCTTAGTTGGCGAGTTTCTTGACAAGTTATTACAAGAGGATGCTGATTTCATAAAACTTTATGAAAACCAAGAGGAATTTTTATACGATTTCAAGGAAACTGACATAATTGAATCTAATATTCCAATAATAAATGAAACATTAGGCGAAGATATGTTAGATATTTTTAGTTCCAATCAAGCTGATAGTCAGAAAGCAGATTTTGAATGTGCAAAGCTTCTATACGAAAACTTAGATTTATCACCTTCGCAGGCAGGTAATGCCGATTTTTGGAATTATCTGCATCATTTTGATATGTATAAATATATTCATAGGAGATGGAAGAATCAAGGTAACATTATAACTCATATTAAACGTCATTGGTTATTAAATCTCACATCTCAAAAGCATCTTATAAACTTCCCTTTAACTACATTATGGTGGTCTATACATTTAACAATTGATGATTCAAGAGAGGATAAATACGAATTGAGCAAAATTTATTTCAGCAATAACAGATTTAGAACGGTGAGTCTCGGTGGTATGTCTTTTGTGAGACATAAACCAGCTATTCTAAGTGTTTTGAACTTTATGCACAATTATCGCTCAGAGCTTACTAAAAAGATTAACTACACAGATTTAGGTGATGAAATTTCCAAATTCATAAATCTATTAGGAGGAACAAAACCATTATCTTATTTTGAAGAGGAGTGGTTTACAGCCAAGTTAATGGAAAGGTTCAAAATCGGAATTGAGAGTGAAACAAATGAAAAAGAATTTGAACAACTCGTAAGTGATATTAAGAAAAGTGAAAATGAAAAAGTGCTTTGTTATTTCTGCCTAAACAATTCGGGAAATCCTAATTATATGGTCTCTGATACAAAAAGAGAGGATTTTGATTTTTGCATTGAAATAAATGGTGCAAATCGGAATGGATATCTAATACATTTTTATGAAGAAGGAAAAATCAAAAAATCTAAAATAGATTCTTCACTTCTAGATAGAAATCGAAATCAAATGTATTCAAACGGAAAATGCAATAACCTAAACCTAGTAGGCATAAAAATTATTAGTAATAACGTGTTGTTCGGAATTGCTTA
Encoded here:
- a CDS encoding DUF6339 family protein, whose amino-acid sequence is MNYKIFKPSLVGEFLDKLLQEDADFIKLYENQEEFLYDFKETDIIESNIPIINETLGEDMLDIFSSNQADSQKADFECAKLLYENLDLSPSQAGNADFWNYLHHFDMYKYIHRRWKNQGNIITHIKRHWLLNLTSQKHLINFPLTTLWWSIHLTIDDSREDKYELSKIYFSNNRFRTVSLGGMSFVRHKPAILSVLNFMHNYRSELTKKINYTDLGDEISKFINLLGGTKPLSYFEEEWFTAKLMERFKIGIESETNEKEFEQLVSDIKKSENEKVLCYFCLNNSGNPNYMVSDTKREDFDFCIEINGANRNGYLIHFYEEGKIKKSKIDSSLLDRNRNQMYSNGKCNNLNLVGIKIISNNVLFGIAYTKNGITKFKAMDESDTSLFREDNNSLHQEGKKILYAKNYEKIKYKLLPYSIKKDLGTLVQGPLGKGADITNNYHSPKWSILKEFWPELFQREQQAINFGELPS